DNA sequence from the Hyalangium ruber genome:
CGGAAGACGTCGGAGCGACTGGTGGCCGCCGGACACCAACCTCGCGACCTGATGGACGTCTACTCGTTCATCTGGCGCTCTCACAAAGAGAAGCCCGCCGCGTAGTCACCGCCCCACCCAACCTCAGGAGACCCCATGCCCACCCACGACAAGAAGAGCACGACCAAGAAGGCCACGACCTCCAAGGAGAAGCCCGCGGCCGCCAAGAAACTCCCCAAGGCAGGCAAGCCTTCCAACCCCTTCCTCGTGGAGAATCCGCCGCCGAGGATGCGCGGCAACCGGAAGTAGCCCCCCAGGAGTCCCCCGACACCATGAGCACTGACTGGATTGACGTCTCGGTCCCCCTGCGCACCGGCATGGTGCATTGGCCAGACAACCCGCCGGTGAAGATCGAGCGGGTGATGGATCTGGAGCGGGGCGATGTCGCCTCGGTCTCGTCGATGGCCATGGGGGTCCATACCGGCACGCATATGGACGCGCCCGCGCACTTCCAGCGCGGGGGCGTGGGCATCGACCGGATGCCCCTCGATGCGACGCTGGGGCTCGCCCGGGTGATCGAGATCCAGGACTCGGTGTCCATCAAGCGCGCGGAGCTCGAAGCCGCCAGCCTCCAGCCCGGAGAGCGGGTGCTGTTTCGCACCCGCAACTCGGAGCGCTGCTGGCAGACCGATGCCTTCATCGAGGACTTCGTCTTCATCTCCCGGGACGCGGCCGCCTACCTCGCCGAGCGTCGCGTGCGGACCGTCGGCGTGGACTACCTGTCCGTAGGCGGGTTCCGGGAGGATGCCGAGGAGACGCACCTGGCCCTGCTCCAGGCCGGCATCTGGGTCATCGAGGGTCTCAACCTCTCGTCGGTCCGAGCCGGAGCGTACGAGCTGATCTGCCTCCCCCTGCGCATCGAGGGGGGAGATGGAGCCCCCGCGCGAGCGGTGCTGAGGCCCCATCCAGGCTGAGAACCGGTGAAATGCCGGGCGCTACTGCCACTGATAGACGCGCACCCAGTCGATCTCGAACGTTTGCGGCGTCCGGCCGATCAGGTCCGCCGTCGACTGCGGCACGCCGTAGTACGGCGTCGTCGCTCCGTTCATGCCGAACGGGTAGCCGCCACCGACCGCCAGGTTCAGGATGATGTAGAGCGGCTTGTCGTAGACCCAGTTGCCGTAGCGCTGGACCTCCGCCTTGGTCGTCGTCTTCACCAGCGTCCCATCGACGAACCACTTGATCTCCGTCGGGGAGTACTCGGTGCGGTACACGTGCCAGTTGGCGACCGAGTCCACGGTGAACTGGCCGTTGATGGGCGTATTGCCCGAGTACCCAGGGCCGTGCAGCGCGGCGGACGTCCAGTTGCCGTAGCCCACGTTCTCCATGATGTCGAGCTCGCCGCAGGCCGGCCAGCCAATCGTGTTGATGTCATTGCCCAGCATCCAGAACGCCGGCCACAGGCCAGGCCCCACGGGCATCTTCAGCCGCGCCTCGACGGCGCCGTGACGGAACTCCCGCTTGCCCGCGCTCTCCAGCCGGCCCGAGGTGAACGGGTAGCCGTTGTTCGTCTCCCGGCGGGCGATGAGCTTCAGCGTCCCGTTGTTCACCTGCACGTTGTTGGACGACGTCGTGTACTGCTGCTGCTCGTTGTTGACGTGGATGTTCGTGACGTAGCTCCAGTTGCTGGCATCCACGCTGGTGCCGTTGAACTCGTCACTCCAGATCTGCTTCCAGCTCCCGCCGCCGCCACCGCCGCCCACCGCCGCCCACGAGAACGCCTCCCAGCACCCGGCCGTCGCGCGATCGGCGTACAGCGGCGCGTTCCCGCCGCGGTTCGTATCGGTCGACACGTACTTGCCGGTGCTCTTGGCGAGCAGGCCGATGGTGCCGTTGTTGAAGTCCACCCACGTGAAGCGCTCCCAGTCGCCAATGGCCGTCCGGTCGGCGACGAGCCGCCCGCCCAGGTTCGTGTCGGCCGAGACGTACTTCTGGGTCTCGGCGACGCGCAGCGCGATGGTGCCGTTACCCCCGTCGATGATCTGGAACTGCTCCCAGCCCGCCGCCGCCGCGCGGTCCGCCACCAGGGGCGCGTTCGCTCCGAGGTTCCCGTCCGCCGAGACGAACTTCTGGGTGAGGCAGGACTTCAACCAGATCGTCTGCCCGATCGGGGCCGCGACCGCCGCCTGCGCTACCGACTCCGTCGCCTCCGGAGCGCTCGGGCTCTCGGGTGAACAGGCCGGGGCTCCCAGCAGAAGCCCTCCAAGTCCCACCGCCAGGAGACCACGACCGCTCCGCACCGCCTTCAGGATCCTCAAAGTCACTCGACGCTCCTTGTGGTTCGCGCTCCTGGCGGGACCGCCAGGGATCTGAAAGCGCTTTCAATACACAAGGAATGACGCCTTATCCAGCTTTTTCTGTTTTGGCTTTAGTTCAGGACCTGTCAATCAACTGCTTGAGCAGGGGCTCCACGAGTTCCTGGCCCCGCAGCGTCTTGCGCCACCGCGCGGGAATGGCCTGGAGCCCCTCGCGGATCCCCGCGATGCCGCCCGCCACGCAAGCCGTGGTGTCCGTGTCCTTGCCCAGCGCCACGGCGGCCTTCACGACGCCTTCGTAGCTCGCCTCCGCCCGCACGCAGTCACGCGCCGAGCGCAGGCAGTCCACGACGTAGCCGGTGCCTCGCCCCAGGTCCGGCGCGTTCGGGCGAATGTGGGACTCCAGCTCCGTGTGGGCCTCCATGCCCTCGGGGTAGAGCTGGTGGAAGGTGGCCACGGCCTCGGCCCAGGGGTCCGCCGCGCCCTCCAACGTCCGCCGCGCCCAGAGGCAGTACAGCGCACAGCAGACCTGGGAGCGCAGGTGGCCGTGCGTCACCAGGGACTGCCTCATGGCGTCGTACACGAGCGCCTGGTCGGTCCCCGTGTGCCAGAGCGCCAGCGGCAGCACCCGCATCAACGAGCCGTTCCCATTGTCCATCTCGCCCTTGGGGCCTGACTTCAGCGCGGGCGTTCCCGCCCGGAAGATCGCCAGCGCGTTCGAGGTCTGGATGCCCACGTCGAAGACCTCGTGGTCCACGGCCATGTAGCCCAGCTCGTACCAGTTCCAGAGCCTGCGCCCGAGGTCCTCCGGATCCAGGTGCCCCTTGTAGAGCAGCGATGCGAGGAGGCACAGCGCGTGCGCGCCGTCATCGGACCACGTCCCGGGAGGCACGCGCGCATGCGCCCGACGGAAGCCCACGGGAGGCTCGAACTCGATCTGCTCCCTCGGGGGAATCTGCTCGGGCGGGTGGAACTCATACGGGACTCCCAGCGCGTCCCCGATGAGCAGCCCGTAGAGTCCCCCGGCGATCCGCTCCTCCCGGGTGGGCATCGCTACACCCCACCGGTCGCGGCGATGAAGGTGTTGCGCATCAGCATGGCGATCGTCATCGGCCCCACGCCCCCGGGCACCGGGGTGATGGCCGAGGCGCGCTCGGAGGCCGCCTGAAACTCCACGTCTCCCACCAGCTTCCCGTCCGCCTTGCGGTTCATGCCCACGTCGATGACCACGGCGCCCGGCTTGATCCACTCGCCCTTCACCAGCTCGGCCACGCCCACCGCGACCACGAGGATGTCCGCCATGCCCACCTCGCGGGGCAGATCGCTCTTGCGGTGGCAGATCGTCACCGTGGCGTCCGCCTGCAGCAGCATCAGCGCCATGGGCTTGCCGACGATGTTGCTGCGCCCCACCACCACGGCCCGCTTCCCCGCCGGGTTGCAGCCCGCCTCCTTCAGCAGCCGCATCACCCCGAACGGCGTGCAGGGCCTCAGCCCCGGCCGGCCCAGTGACAGGTTGCCCGCGCTGATCGGGTGGAAGCCGTCCACGTCCTTCTCGGGCTTCACCGTGGAGATGACCAGCTCCGCGTCGATGTGCTTGGGCAGCGGGAGCTGCACGAGGATGCCGTGGACCGCTGGGTCCTCGTTGAGCTGGCGCACCAGGGCCAGCAGCTCGTCCTGGGTGATGCTCGCGTCCCGGTGGTGCTCCCAGGAGTTGAAGCCCACCTCCCCGGCCGCCTTCTTCTTGCCGGTGACGTAGACCTTCGAGGCGGGATCCTCCCCTACCCGGACCACGGCGAGCCCGGGGACGAGCCCCCGCTCCGCCTTGAGCCGCTCGACATCCGCCTTCACCTCGGCCCGAACCTGGGCCGCGATTGCCTTGCCATCGATCAACTGAGCCATGGGCTGGCGGACTCTATGCGAAACTAGGTCCCAGCAAGGGAGTGACGCAGCGGTGGCCCCAGGAAAAGTTCTCGGTGCAATCGTCGGGTTGATGCTGGGCCTCTGGATCGGAGGCCCCCTGGCCATCATCCTGCTCACCTTCGCGGGCGCGGTGGCGGGACACTTCTACGACAACGCCACCGCCGCGCCTCCCGAGAATCCCGCCGAGGCGCTCGAGACCGGCCCCTTCCGGAACCCCGCCCCGGAGCCCCTTACGCAGGAGGCCCTCGACGAGCAGGCCCAGGAGCACTTCGCCCACCACCTGTGCGCCCTCTTCATCGAGGTGGCTCGGGTGGATGGCGACGTGAAGCGGGACGAGGTCCGCGTGGTGCGCGAGTACTTCCAGGAGCAGCTCAAGTACGGCCCCGAGGCGCTGGACATGGTCCGCCTCTACCTCAAGGAGTTCATCCAGAAGCCTCCCGCCCTGGAGGCGT
Encoded proteins:
- a CDS encoding cyclase family protein, whose protein sequence is MSTDWIDVSVPLRTGMVHWPDNPPVKIERVMDLERGDVASVSSMAMGVHTGTHMDAPAHFQRGGVGIDRMPLDATLGLARVIEIQDSVSIKRAELEAASLQPGERVLFRTRNSERCWQTDAFIEDFVFISRDAAAYLAERRVRTVGVDYLSVGGFREDAEETHLALLQAGIWVIEGLNLSSVRAGAYELICLPLRIEGGDGAPARAVLRPHPG
- a CDS encoding family 16 glycosylhydrolase; protein product: MTLRILKAVRSGRGLLAVGLGGLLLGAPACSPESPSAPEATESVAQAAVAAPIGQTIWLKSCLTQKFVSADGNLGANAPLVADRAAAAGWEQFQIIDGGNGTIALRVAETQKYVSADTNLGGRLVADRTAIGDWERFTWVDFNNGTIGLLAKSTGKYVSTDTNRGGNAPLYADRATAGCWEAFSWAAVGGGGGGGSWKQIWSDEFNGTSVDASNWSYVTNIHVNNEQQQYTTSSNNVQVNNGTLKLIARRETNNGYPFTSGRLESAGKREFRHGAVEARLKMPVGPGLWPAFWMLGNDINTIGWPACGELDIMENVGYGNWTSAALHGPGYSGNTPINGQFTVDSVANWHVYRTEYSPTEIKWFVDGTLVKTTTKAEVQRYGNWVYDKPLYIILNLAVGGGYPFGMNGATTPYYGVPQSTADLIGRTPQTFEIDWVRVYQWQ
- a CDS encoding ADP-ribosylglycohydrolase family protein, which codes for MPTREERIAGGLYGLLIGDALGVPYEFHPPEQIPPREQIEFEPPVGFRRAHARVPPGTWSDDGAHALCLLASLLYKGHLDPEDLGRRLWNWYELGYMAVDHEVFDVGIQTSNALAIFRAGTPALKSGPKGEMDNGNGSLMRVLPLALWHTGTDQALVYDAMRQSLVTHGHLRSQVCCALYCLWARRTLEGAADPWAEAVATFHQLYPEGMEAHTELESHIRPNAPDLGRGTGYVVDCLRSARDCVRAEASYEGVVKAAVALGKDTDTTACVAGGIAGIREGLQAIPARWRKTLRGQELVEPLLKQLIDRS
- the folD gene encoding bifunctional methylenetetrahydrofolate dehydrogenase/methenyltetrahydrofolate cyclohydrolase FolD; this encodes MAQLIDGKAIAAQVRAEVKADVERLKAERGLVPGLAVVRVGEDPASKVYVTGKKKAAGEVGFNSWEHHRDASITQDELLALVRQLNEDPAVHGILVQLPLPKHIDAELVISTVKPEKDVDGFHPISAGNLSLGRPGLRPCTPFGVMRLLKEAGCNPAGKRAVVVGRSNIVGKPMALMLLQADATVTICHRKSDLPREVGMADILVVAVGVAELVKGEWIKPGAVVIDVGMNRKADGKLVGDVEFQAASERASAITPVPGGVGPMTIAMLMRNTFIAATGGV
- a CDS encoding TerB family tellurite resistance protein; protein product: MAPGKVLGAIVGLMLGLWIGGPLAIILLTFAGAVAGHFYDNATAAPPENPAEALETGPFRNPAPEPLTQEALDEQAQEHFAHHLCALFIEVARVDGDVKRDEVRVVREYFQEQLKYGPEALDMVRLYLKEFIQKPPALEASIAACRDELPTGDRLLLIDALYELALVDGDLKRSEQEALRLIAKGLGLTEEDRRAVAARYLGTGQAQYARLGLDPEASDAEVKRAYRQLATTHHPDRVSHLGTGAVEQATRRFQEIQDAYEEIRRLRGL